TTTCTTGGGATGGCGTGGGGTGCTCGATTTCTCAGGCAAGTGTCTCGATTCTTACAGACCTTCTTATCGGCAAAAACCTTGATCAAGCTCAGGTGATAGCTGATTCCTTTATGCACTTGATGCAGAGCAAGGGAACCGAGAAGGGTGATGAGTCACTTCTTGAGGATGCAGTCGCCCTTGCGGGAGTTTCTCAGTATCCGGCTCGCATTAAATGTGCGTTGCTGGGTTGGATGGCATTTAAAGATGCAAGCGTTCAAGCGTTGGCAAAGCAAGCCTAAAAAGAAAGTAGGATAGAGACATGGTTGCAAAGATCGAAGATATTAATGAGGCGATGAAGGATGTTGTCGACCCAGAACTTGGTATCAACGTTGTTGACCTTGGACTTATCTACGACATGATGGTCGATGACAACAATATTGCTGTCCTGAATATGACTCTCACATCTGCTGCATGCCCATTACAAGATGTGATTGAAGATCAAACACGTCAAGCTCTTGCACCTTTTACAGACGATGTGAAAATCAATTGGGTGTGGATGCCACCTTGGGGTCCCGATAAAATCTCTGATGATGGTCGCGAACAACTTCGCGCCCTCGGCTTTACAGTCTGATTCCTAGATCTGATCTCTGATGTCTCAACATGCAGTCTGGATGACCTTTCGGTCAATGACTGCAGATCCATCTGTTAAGTCTCAGAAACTAAAGCCAGGAACAATCAAGAGAATCATTACCTACGGCAAGCCCTATAAATCTCACATCATCATATTTCTCATCACCGTAGTAATCGAAGCGCTCCTCGTCGTTTCAACCCCACTGTTGCTTCGCGAACTCATCGATAAGGGCGTCTTACCTAAAGATACGGGCCTTGTTACAAAGCTTGCTTTCCTTGTGGGACTGCTTGCTGTGGTCGATGCTGCATTTAACATCTTCGGGCGTTGGTACTCAGCAAGAATCGGCGAGGGCTTGATCTATGACCTGCGCTCACAAGTATTTGCTCATATTCAACGCCAATCAATTGCATTCTTTACTCGCACGCAAACAGGTGCGCTGATCTCTCGCATTAACTCAGATGTGATGGGTGCTCAACAAGCCTTTACTGGGACTCTGTCAGGTGTGGTGAGCAATGTGGTCTCACTCGTACTCGTTGTGACAACGATGCTGATTCTCTCTTGGCAGATCACAGTCGTATCTCTTCTACTTCTACCTGCCTTTCTTCTTCCAACTAAGTGGGTTGGAAAGCGCATTCAAGCCCTGACTCGGGATTCATTTAATCTCAACGCAACAATGTCGAGCACCATGACTGAGCGCTTCAATGTCTCTGGTGCACTACTTGTGAACCTGTATGGAAAGCCAGCAAAAGAGGAGAACTTCTTTCGCACACGTGCGCGCAAGGTTGCAGATATAGGCATTCAGACAGCAATGCTTAACAGAGTCTTCTTTGTCGGAATCACAAGTGTCGCAGCGGTTGCAACAGCCTTTGCTTATGGCATTGGGGGACACCTTGCAATCAACGGTTCCATTACGGTCGGAACTCTGCTCGCTATCACTGCACTGCTCATTCGCCTCTATGGGCCGCTGACTGCGCTCTCTAATGTTCGCATCGATGTAATGACTGCACTTGTCTCATTTGAACGCGTCTTTGAAGTACTAGACCTTCAGCCGATGATTGTTGATAAGGCTGATGCAAAGTTTTTGAGGAAGAAAGACTTGAAGATCGATTTCACCGATGTTGCCTTTAGCTATCCGCGTGCTGATGAGATTTCATTAGCATCGCTTGAATCGGCGGCAAAGCCGGAGACTGTTGAAAGCGGAGAGGTTTTGCGCGGAATTACTTTTAGCGCACCTGCAGGATCATTGACTGCAATTGTTGGCCCATCGGGCGCTGGTAAGACAACGATGAGCGCGCTACTTCCAAGGCTGTATGACGTTACACGTGGTGCAATCACCATTGATGGCGAAGATATTCGAGAGTTCACTGTGCAATCACTTCGTGACTCCATCGGTGTTGTTATGCAAGATGCACACCTGTTCCATGAAACTATCTCTGAAAACCTTCGCTATGCGAAAGAAGATGCAACTGAGGCCGAGATGATTGAAGCGTGCAAAGCAGCGCAGATTTGGGATCTTATCTCAACGCTTCCAAACGGCTTTGACACGATGGTGGGAGAACGAGGCCATCGCCTCTCTGGTGGAGAGAAGCAAAGGCTTGCAATAGCCAGGCTGCTTCTTAAAGCACCTGCCATTGTGATCTTGGATGAGGCAACTGCGCACCTTGATTCTGAGAATGAATCTCTCGTGCATGAAGCTTTAAAGCATGCTCTTAAGGGGCGAACATCGATTGTGATTGCACATCGATTGAGTACAGTGATGGAAGCTGATCAGATTTTAGTTCTTGAAAAAGGGCTGATCGTAGAGCGCGGAAAGCATGAAGAACTCATTGCTAGAGGTGGTTTGTACTCAGAGCTCTTTGCGAGACAAGACATCACGACGAATTAAGAATCGTCCGTAGATAACAAGGCCTCCGAAGAATAGCCACTGCAAGGCATATGCCATATGTGGCCCATCGGAGAGTTCAGGAAGTTGCGCTGGAACAGCAGGAGTGAGAGCAGAATCTGATCCACTCAGTAAATCAATATAGAAAGTCTCTGTTGAAGATCCAGATTGTGCATTTGCCTTTGAGACAAGTCCGTCAGCTTTGTTGCCAGGAATCGCAAAGAAAGATCCACGCGGAAGAGAAGAATCTAAGCGAAGCCTTCCGGTAATGCTCACTTCACCCGTTGGTAAAGCAGGTAGTTCGGGTTGGGAAGATGCGCTGGCACCAGCTTTCACCCAACCGCAATCAACCCAGAAGCTCTTTCCTTCAGGAGTAGTAAAGCGCGTGAGAAGTTCGAAACCATACACACCTTCTGAATAGCGATTACGCAAGAGTATTTGTGATGAGGAGTCAAAGATGCCTTCAGTTCGTACTGGTTGCCATTCATGGTCAGCAGGGTTGGATCGCACAGATGTCAGTGAGACAGGGCTCATGCTTGAGTTTGTTTCGATGACTGAATTGCGTGCGTGTCGATCAACACCACGGTGATACTGCCATTGCGCTGCCCAGATGCATCCAATAATCAGAAGTAGGGCGACGAGGGACTTAAGGAGCGAGTAACTCTCTTTCTTTCTTGTGTTACTCAATTCCTCTCGGCCTCTTCTTCAAGATGGCTTCACCTGGTAGAACTGTTTCGCGCCCTGCATTTGCAACTACGACTGCGATATAGGGCAAGGTAACGGCGCCGAGAAGTGCGAACCATCGATATGGACTGGGTAGTAACACAGTCAGGATGAAGCAGGCTGTTCGTATCATCATTGAAATGAAATAGCGACGTTGTCTCGCAGACTGGTCAGTAGATAACCCTTTTGGGGCGCTAGTGATGTCGTAAACGTCATCTTCTTTAGCCATAGAGCAACAGTAGGGTAGTTTTCTCTCATGAGCGAGCCGACTTCAATCGCACTTGTTACCGGTGGAAATCGCGGTATCGGTTTAGCAATCGCAACTGCTCTCAAGGCCGCAGGGCACAGAGTCGTCATTACCTATCGCAGTGGAACGCCACCGACAGGCTTTGATGCCGTGCAGATGGATGTCACTGATTCAGCAAGTGTGGATGCAGCATTTACAAAGATTGAATCTGAGATCGGACAACCTGAAATTATCGTTGCAAACGCAGGCATTACAAAAGACACTCTTGTCCTGCGTATGAGCGATGAAGATTTTGAAAGTGTGATTGATGCAAACCTCACAGGTGCATTCCGAGTTGCAAAGCGTGCAACAAAAGGTCTGCTGAAGTTAAAGCGAGGACGTCTCATATTTATTGGCTCAGTCGTTGGGGGAGTAGGCGCTGCAGGCCAAGTGAATTACTCAGCCTCTAAATCAGGTCTTGTCGGAATGGCTCGATCCTTTGCCCGTGAACTTGGAAGTCGAGGCATTACAGCCAATGTCATTGCACCGGGATTTGTCGAGACAGATATGACAGCAGAACTTGATGAGAAGCGTCGTGTAGATATTGCAGCACAAGTTCCACTTGGACGCTTCTGCTCTGCTGCAGAGATTGCAGATGTTGTGGCATTTATTGCATCCCCGCAAGCTAGCTATATCACCGGTGCCATCATTCCAGTCGATGGCGGATTAGGAATGGGTCACTAAGTATGGGAATCCTTCAAGGTAAAAACATCCTCGTCACCGGCGTTCTCACCGATGGATCAATCGCATTTCATATTGCCAAGATTGCACAAGAGGAAGGTGCGAACGTAGTTCTTACTGGCTTTGGTCGTGCTCTGAGCTTGACCACTCGTATTGCAGGTCGCCTCCCACAACTTCCTCCGATCATCGAACTCGATGTCACCAATCAAGAGCATCTCGATGGTTTGGCTGAGCAAGTAAGAAAGCATGTCCCACATCTTGATGGTGTTGTGCACTCCATCGGCTTTGCACCTGAGGCAGCACTGGGTGGAAATTTCCTGAATACTGCATGGGAAGATGTCGCAACTGCAGTGCATGTATCTGCATACTCGCTTAAATCGTTGACAATGGCTTGCAGACCAACATTTAAAGATGGGGCATCTGTTGTCGGCCTTGATTTTGATGCACAAGTTGCCTGGCCAAAGTATGACTGGATGGGCGTTGCTAAGGCTGCTCTTGAATCCACATCACGCTATTTGGCTCGCGATCTCGGCGCTGAAAATGTTCGTATCAACTTAGTTGCAGCAGGCCCTATTCGCACCATGGCTGCAAAATCAATTCCTGGCTTTGATGAATTCGAAAAGGTGTGGAATGAACGAAGCCCACTGGAATGGGATGTCACAGATCCTGTTCCTGCAGCAAAAGCTGCCGTTGCACTCTTAAGTGATTGGTTTCCCAAGACTACGGCTGAGATCATCCATGTCGATGGTGGTCTGCACGGTATGGGCGCCTGATTACGCACGGATTTTTCATTCTGAGCCCGCTCAGGTAGCCTTGCCCCAGACCAGTAGCTCAGGCTGCTGCAAGAGGAGCTCACCGCTCACACCTCTTTCGCTTCGGCGGATTGGTTAGTCGGAAGTAAACCTGAATCAGGTTTTACTCTCTCTATGCGGTGCGCGTTTTTTGTAGCGACTTGGATACTCAAGAACCGAACATAGGAGCAGAAATCACAACAGAGCCGCGCATTAACGACCGTATCCGCACACCCCAGATTCGTCTCATCAATTACACCGGTGAACAAGTTGGAGTTGTAGATATCGAAGCAGCGCTAGCAATGGCAGATGAAATCGGACTTGATCTCGTTGAGATCGCACCCGAAGCTAATCCGCCAGTGTGCAAGATCATGGACTTCGGCAAGTACAAGTACCAGGAAGCACAGAAAGCTCGCGAAGCACGTCAGAACCAGACCCACATTGTGGTGAAGGAAGTGCGCATGACACCAAAGATCGAAAATCACGACTACGAGACAAAGCGCTCAGCAGTCGAGAAATTCCTTAAAGGTGGCGACAAGGTGAAGATCACGATGAAGTTCCGTGGCCGTGAGCAAACACGTCCAGAGCTTGGGTTCAAACTCTTGCAACGTCTTGCAGAAGATGTGAAAGAGATTGCATTCGTGGAGTTCGCTCCTAAACAAGAAGGTCGACAGATGACGATGGTCCTAGGGCCAACGAAGAAGAAGACCGAAGCGGTAGCAGAACAGAAAGCGGCGCGAGCTGCCAAAGTGAAGGCTGCTGAAGAAGAAGCAGCCGCACAATAGGTTTTACAAGATTTTTCACAACGACGAAGTAACAGGAGAAGATAAATGCCAAAGATGAAAACCCACAGTGGTGCGAAGAAGACCTTCCGCGTCACAGGTACAGGAAAGATCATGCACGAGCGTGCAGGCAAGCGCCACCTTTTGGAGCACAAGTCATCACGCGTTACTCGTCGTTTGAGTCAAGAATCATCAGCTAAAAAGACCGTCACTATGACAGCCAAGCGCATGCTTGGTTTGAAGTAAGGGAGTAGATCAATGAGAGTCAAGCGCGGAGTACACGCAGCAAAGAAGCGTCGCACAACTCTTGAGCGCGCAGCCGGATATCGCGGTCAGCGTTCACGTCTTTTCACAAAGGCGAAGGAGCAAGTAACGCACTCAATGGTTTACGCCTTCAACGATCGTAAAGATAAGAAGGGCGATTTCCGTCAGCTATGGATTCAGCGTATTAACGCTGCAGCTCGCGAAAACGGAATGACCTATAACCGCTTCATCCAGGGCCTTAAGGCATCTGGGCTTGAAGTAGATCGTCGCGTTCTTTCAGATATCGCAACGAATGATCCAGCTGCATTTAAGGTTCTCGTGGATGTTTCACGCAAGAACCTTCCTGCAGCATAAGTAATACATACCAATGATTGAGAGCCTTCACTCGCCACATGTTGCGCGAGTGAAGGCTCTTATTGGTTCTAAGGGTGCACGCGAGCGTCGCGAACAAGGACTCTTCGTCGCAGAAGGCGTGCAATGCGCCCGTGAGGCTCTGACTTCAGAGAGCGGCCCACAACTTAAAATCCTTTACGCCACAGAAAATGGTCTTTCAAAGATTTCTGAGCTCGATTTAGATTCTGTTGAAATTGTTGAAGTAACCGATGCGGTCTTAAAGGCCATGTCTGACACAGTCTCACCGCAGGGGCTAATTTCCCTTTGCTATAAACCTGAAGCAAAGTTTGCAGATCTTAAAGCAACGGGATCATCAACCTTCATCTATCTCCATGAGATCCAAGATCCAGGAAATGCCGGAACCATCTTGCGCACAGCTGATGCAATGGGAATCTCTGCAGTGATTACCTCCCCAGATTCCGTTGATATGTATTCTCCCAAGGTAGTTCGCGCTACGGCAGGCTCTCTATGGAATATCTCTGTATTCGAGGGAGTTACATTCGACAGAGTTGATAAGCAATTTACAGGCATCCAGAAATTCCTTCTTTCATCCCATGCATACACATCAATCCGTGATATTTCCATCCCAGGTGATTGCATAGCAATTTTTGGCAATGAAGCCAGGGGAGTAGATGCATCAGCTCTCGGGGTCAGCGTTACGGAAGTGACCATTCCAATGGCTGGCCGTGCTGAAAGTCTTAACTTATCTGCCGCCGCATCTATCGTTATGTTCACCCTTTCTTCAAAGGTGGCAGGTTAGAATTACCTCCATGAATCCGGCAGATATTGCATCGTGGATAAGCGATGCTCAGAAAGCATTCTCTGCCGCATCCGACCTCGATTCCTTAAAGGCTGCTCGCCTTGCTCATACCGGCGATAAGGCACCTATCTCGCTAGCAAGTCGTGGGCTCGGTTCCCTCTCACCTGAAGAGAAGGCTTCCGCTGGAAAAATGATCGGTGATGCCAAGGCTGAGATTACAAAAGCTCTAGCAGCAGCAACGGAGAAGTTGGAAATTGCACGCGATGCCAAAGTTCTTCTTGAAGAAGTCGTCGACATAACTCTTCCTGTTCAGCGCACACATCGCGGCGGACTACACCCGATCTCCATCATTAAGAATGAGATCTCAGATTTCTTTATCGAACAGGGTTATGCAGTGGAGGAAGGCCCAGAGCTTGAATCTGGTTGGCTTAACTTTGATGCGCTCAATATTCCAGCAGATCATCCGGCACGAACTATGCAAGATACTTTCTTTATCGAACCGGTTGAATCTGGTGTTGTACTGCGCACGCACACATCCCCAGTTCAGATTCGCACCATGTTGACCCAAGAGCCTCCGATTTATGTCATCTGTCCTGGTCGCACATTCCGTGCCGATGAACTGGATGCAACTCACAGTCCTGTGTTTCACCAGGTTGAAGGATTAGTCGTTGATAAGGGCATCACGATGGCTCACCTCAAAGGAACGCTCGATAACTTTGCTCGCCATATGTTTGGACCCGATGTCACAACTCGACTTCGACCATCCTTCTTTCCCTTTACCGAACCTAGCGCTGAGGTAGATGTATTCTTTAACAATCGCTGGATTGAATGGGGCGGCTGTGGAATGGTCAATCCAAAGGTTCTCGCAACATGCGGAATTGATACTGATGTTTACACAGGCTTTGCATTCGGCATGGGACTTGAGCGCACGCTGATGGTGCGTCATGGAATCACGGATATGCACGACATTGTTGAAGGCGATCTACGTTTCACTCGTCAGTTTGGCGTGGGCCTTTAAATGCGCGCACCTCTATCGTGGATCAAAGAATTTGTAGAAATTCCATCTTCAATTACTGCTGAGAAAATCTCTGATGGGCTTATCCGTGTTGGATTTGAAGTGGAAGAGTTCATCAGGCAGGGTGCAGATCTCACTGGCCCTCTTGTCTTTGCGAAGGTCTTAAGCATTGAAGAGCTCACTGAATTTAAGAAGCCTGTGCGGTATGTGGGCCTTGATTGCGGCGAAGAGGAAACTCGTTATGTGATCTGCGGAGCTACGAACTTTGTCGTGGGCGACCTGATTGTTGCCGCCCTTCCTGGTGCTGTTCTTCCTGGCGATTTCGCAATCGGAGCACGTGAGACATATGGCAAGACATCGAATGGAATGATTTGTTCTGCTCGTGAACTTGGCCTTGGGGAAGATCACTCCGGCATCATGACTTTTGCGCAAGGCACCGTGAAGATTGGTGAAGATGCAATTGCAGGTCTGATGATTAACGATGTGATTTTTGATGTTGCAGTAAACCCTGATCGTGGTTATGCCCTGAGTATTCGTGGAATCGCAAGAGAAGTAGCGGGATCATTGGGGTTGAAGTTCACAGATCCAGTTGATGCTTTGCGCACACTGACATTTGCAGAGACCGGCAAGGGAGTCAGTGCAAAGATTGCAGATAAGTCCACTGCATCTGTCTTCTATTTGCGCACACTTTCAAACTTTGATCCGTCTGCAACCACGCCGCTATGGATGCGCCGCCGAATTGAGAAGATGGGGATGCGCTCGATTTCACTTGTCGTCGATGTCACCAACTACGTGATGCTCGAGCTGGGTCAACCACTTCACGCATTTGATAAGTCAAAAATCAAAGGTGGCCTCACGATCAAGCGCGCAGGCAAGGCGCAGCCATTCACTACTCTCGATGGTCAAGTGCGCCAACTCGATCCCGATGACCTGATGGTCTGTGATGATGCGCAACCTCTAGCTCTAGCTGGAACCATGGGCGGTGCATCATCTGAAATTAGTGAGACAACAACTGAGATTGCACTTGAAGCAGTTCGCTTTGATCCGATCTGCGTGGCAAAGAATTCACGTCGCCATAAACTTTCCTCTGAGGCATCACGCCGTTTGGAGCGAAGTGTCGACCCATCTCTTGCTCAATATGCATCTGCACGTTTTGTTCAACTTTTGACGGAGAATAGTTCAGCCCAGCACGTGGCAACTGTTGTTGATGGAGAGCCTCGTTTCTCTCCCGTCGTAAAGCTTGACCCTGCTTATGTTTCTCGCATCCTTGGCGTTGAAGTACCCCCTGCCAAGATCGCTGAAGTTCTGCGCACTATTGGATGCGATGTGAATGAGAAGAACTTTGAAGTCGATCCTCCTGCCTGGCGTTCAGACCTCTTAACCCCGGCTGACTTCACAGAAGAAGTAGCTCGCATGATTGGTTATGACAAGATTCCTTCAGTTCTGCCACCTCGTCCACTGCATGCATCGCTAACTCCGACTCAGAAGCGACGTCGTGCGGTGGCTGCAATGCTTGCAGGCAGAGGACTGGCAGAAGTTCAGACATTCCCATTTACCAATCAAGAGACGATTGATTCAATGGGATTTGTTGGAGAACGTGCTGCCACCTATCGCATCGCAAACCCAATGTCAGAGGAATTCCCATTGATGCGCGTGCATCTAGTTCCGGGATTAATTGAAGTAGCACAGCGCAACATCAGCCGTGGAGCTAAAGATTTTGCCATCTTTGAAATGGGCTCGATTTTCCGTAGCTCACAAAAACTTGTTCCATTTATTTCCCCTGATTTATCCAAGAGGCCTGGACAGAAGATGATCGATGAGATCTTTGCCAGCGTCCCACCGCAGGCTTATCACGTTGCTGGTTTACTTGTTGGCAAAGTTGAAAATGAAGATTGGCAAGGTAAAGCGCGTGCCTATACATGGCAAGATGCCATTGCCTACGCACAAGATATTTTGCAACTGTGTAATCTTCAATGGACAGTCAAGCGCTCTGACTTCGCTCCATGGCATCCGGGACGATGCGCAGAACTTATTGTCGATGGAAAAGCTGTTGCCCATGCTGGTGAACTGCATCCACGTATCGTTGCTAAGTACGGTCTACCCGAGCGCTCTGTGGCCTTTGCTGTGGGTCTCAGCGTTCTTCCTGATTCAGAGCTCGTACGTCCAACAACGGTCGGCACTATGCCCGCAGCTCTTCAGGATGTTGCACTGATTGTTGGAGCAGATGTCACAGCAGCTCAAGTAGAGGCAGCCCTTCGTGCTGGCGCTGGAGATCTCCTTGAATCCATCACTCTCTTTGATCGCTATGACAAGTTAGGCGATGGCAAGATTTCACTGGCATTCTCACTCGTATTCCGAGCACCCGATCGAACCTTGACCGGGGCTGAGGTCACTGAGATGCGTGAGGCTGCGGTAGCGGCTGCCGTGAAGGCAACAGGAGCCGTACTGCGTACTGCATAAATATGCATCTTGTTGCATAAATATGCTATACTGCATCCATGAAAATCGGTGTTGTAGGAGCTAGTGGATATGCAGGGGGCGAACTTCTTCGCCTGCTTGCAAGCCACCCCCATTTCGAAGTTACCGCCATTACAGCCCACTCCAATGCGGGGGAGCAGATCACATCAGTTCATCCACAGTTGCAGAGCTACGCGGGAAAGAAATTCAGCGCATTTGCGCCCAATGACTTTGCTTCATGTGAGCTCATCTTTCTTGCCCTTCCACATGGTGAATCTGCAAAAGTCATTTCTCAACTTCCAGCAACAGCAAAGATTGTCGACCTAGGTGCTGATTACAGATTAGAGAGTGCCGAAGCATGGGCTACTTACTACGGTGGAGATTATGCAGGTGCCTGGACATACGGTTTAGCTGATATTGAACCTTTCAAGTCACTGATTTCTAAGTCCACAAAGGTTGCAAACCCTGGTTGCTATGCAACCTCTATTGCGCTGGGCGCAGCACCGGCTTCCGAGATTGCAGATATGACAGATGTCGTTGTCGTTGCAGCTTCCGGTACAACGGGTGCTGGAAGAAGTGCCAAAATCAATTTGATTGCAAGTGAAATAGCTGGCTCGCTTACCTCATATAAATTTGGGGGAGTACATCAGCATACTCCAGAGATAGAGCAAGCTCTCACTAAAGTATCAGGAGTCGACGCGAAGATTTCTTTCACACCCATTCTTGCCCCGATGCCTCGTGGAATTCTGTCAACCATTACAGCAAAATTGACGAAGAAGATCTCAACAGAGCAAGCCCACGCTCTCTATTCTTCATACTTTGCAAAATCTCAATTTGTTACTGTTTTGCCGTTGGGAGTTATGCCAAAGACTGCAGCGCTAACCGGGTCTAATCACGTTCAGATTCAAGTTGCAGTCGATGAACACACATCGCGTTTAGTCATCTCTGTCGCTATCGATAATCTCGGTAAGGGAGCGGCTGCTCAAGCAATTCAAAACGCTAATTTGTTGTGTGGCTTGGATGAGGCAGCAGGACTTAACTTCGATGGGCTTGGCGTATGAAGTCCTTACCCAAAGGCTTTCGTGGCGCAGCTATTGCAGCTGGGCTGAAGTCAACCGGTGCGCTGGATCTGACACTTATTGAGAACACAGGTCCTCTCTTTGATGCAGCAGCTGTTTACACATCAAACAAAGTTGTCGCAGCACCTGTTATCTGGTCACGTGAAGTCACTAAAGGAAAGCTAGTACGTGCTGCCGTGCTCAACTCAGGTGGGGCGAATGCTTGTACAGGTCCACAAGGTTTTGCCGATACTCATCACACAGCCGAAAAAGTTGGCGAGCTTCTAGGAATTTCATCTGGTGAAGTCGTGGTCTGCTCCACTGGGCTTATCGGTGAGCTTCTGCCGATGCCAAAGATCTTTGCAGGTCTAGAAACTATCTCAGCAGCTATGAAAACGGATTCATTAGATGATGTTTCGCGAGCAATCATGACCACCGATAGCGTTCCCAAGGTTGCAACAGCAAATATCAAAGGCGCTGAATTTGCAGCAATCGCAAAGGGTGCAGGAATGCTTGCACCAGCCTTAGCCACAATGCTCTCTGTGGTGATGACGGATGCGGTTCTACCGAAGAACGCTCAAGAAATTTTCACTCGCGTGACAGATAGAACCTACAACCGTATTGATTCTGATGGATGCACCTCAACTAATGACACAGTGCTGCTGATGGGAAGTGGTGCATCAGGTGTTGTACTCTCAGAGTCAGAACTTGAAGCTGCCCTGATGGATGTGTGTGGATCACTAGCTGCGCAGTTGATTGCCGATGCAGAAGGATCAACAAAGACGGTCGCAATTACAGTGACAGGGGCGGCCTCTGAGAGTGAC
The genomic region above belongs to Candidatus Planktophila dulcis and contains:
- a CDS encoding SURF1 family protein, giving the protein MSNTRKKESYSLLKSLVALLLIIGCIWAAQWQYHRGVDRHARNSVIETNSSMSPVSLTSVRSNPADHEWQPVRTEGIFDSSSQILLRNRYSEGVYGFELLTRFTTPEGKSFWVDCGWVKAGASASSQPELPALPTGEVSITGRLRLDSSLPRGSFFAIPGNKADGLVSKANAQSGSSTETFYIDLLSGSDSALTPAVPAQLPELSDGPHMAYALQWLFFGGLVIYGRFLIRRDVLSRKEL
- the infC gene encoding translation initiation factor IF-3, with product MDTQEPNIGAEITTEPRINDRIRTPQIRLINYTGEQVGVVDIEAALAMADEIGLDLVEIAPEANPPVCKIMDFGKYKYQEAQKAREARQNQTHIVVKEVRMTPKIENHDYETKRSAVEKFLKGGDKVKITMKFRGREQTRPELGFKLLQRLAEDVKEIAFVEFAPKQEGRQMTMVLGPTKKKTEAVAEQKAARAAKVKAAEEEAAAQ
- a CDS encoding ABC transporter ATP-binding protein; its protein translation is MTFRSMTADPSVKSQKLKPGTIKRIITYGKPYKSHIIIFLITVVIEALLVVSTPLLLRELIDKGVLPKDTGLVTKLAFLVGLLAVVDAAFNIFGRWYSARIGEGLIYDLRSQVFAHIQRQSIAFFTRTQTGALISRINSDVMGAQQAFTGTLSGVVSNVVSLVLVVTTMLILSWQITVVSLLLLPAFLLPTKWVGKRIQALTRDSFNLNATMSSTMTERFNVSGALLVNLYGKPAKEENFFRTRARKVADIGIQTAMLNRVFFVGITSVAAVATAFAYGIGGHLAINGSITVGTLLAITALLIRLYGPLTALSNVRIDVMTALVSFERVFEVLDLQPMIVDKADAKFLRKKDLKIDFTDVAFSYPRADEISLASLESAAKPETVESGEVLRGITFSAPAGSLTAIVGPSGAGKTTMSALLPRLYDVTRGAITIDGEDIREFTVQSLRDSIGVVMQDAHLFHETISENLRYAKEDATEAEMIEACKAAQIWDLISTLPNGFDTMVGERGHRLSGGEKQRLAIARLLLKAPAIVILDEATAHLDSENESLVHEALKHALKGRTSIVIAHRLSTVMEADQILVLEKGLIVERGKHEELIARGGLYSELFARQDITTN
- a CDS encoding TrmH family RNA methyltransferase, encoding MIESLHSPHVARVKALIGSKGARERREQGLFVAEGVQCAREALTSESGPQLKILYATENGLSKISELDLDSVEIVEVTDAVLKAMSDTVSPQGLISLCYKPEAKFADLKATGSSTFIYLHEIQDPGNAGTILRTADAMGISAVITSPDSVDMYSPKVVRATAGSLWNISVFEGVTFDRVDKQFTGIQKFLLSSHAYTSIRDISIPGDCIAIFGNEARGVDASALGVSVTEVTIPMAGRAESLNLSAAASIVMFTLSSKVAG
- the rplT gene encoding 50S ribosomal protein L20, producing MRVKRGVHAAKKRRTTLERAAGYRGQRSRLFTKAKEQVTHSMVYAFNDRKDKKGDFRQLWIQRINAAARENGMTYNRFIQGLKASGLEVDRRVLSDIATNDPAAFKVLVDVSRKNLPAA
- the rpmI gene encoding 50S ribosomal protein L35; this encodes MPKMKTHSGAKKTFRVTGTGKIMHERAGKRHLLEHKSSRVTRRLSQESSAKKTVTMTAKRMLGLK
- the fabG gene encoding 3-oxoacyl-ACP reductase FabG codes for the protein MSEPTSIALVTGGNRGIGLAIATALKAAGHRVVITYRSGTPPTGFDAVQMDVTDSASVDAAFTKIESEIGQPEIIVANAGITKDTLVLRMSDEDFESVIDANLTGAFRVAKRATKGLLKLKRGRLIFIGSVVGGVGAAGQVNYSASKSGLVGMARSFARELGSRGITANVIAPGFVETDMTAELDEKRRVDIAAQVPLGRFCSAAEIADVVAFIASPQASYITGAIIPVDGGLGMGH
- the fabI gene encoding enoyl-ACP reductase FabI — translated: MGILQGKNILVTGVLTDGSIAFHIAKIAQEEGANVVLTGFGRALSLTTRIAGRLPQLPPIIELDVTNQEHLDGLAEQVRKHVPHLDGVVHSIGFAPEAALGGNFLNTAWEDVATAVHVSAYSLKSLTMACRPTFKDGASVVGLDFDAQVAWPKYDWMGVAKAALESTSRYLARDLGAENVRINLVAAGPIRTMAAKSIPGFDEFEKVWNERSPLEWDVTDPVPAAKAAVALLSDWFPKTTAEIIHVDGGLHGMGA
- a CDS encoding metal-sulfur cluster assembly factor, with translation MVAKIEDINEAMKDVVDPELGINVVDLGLIYDMMVDDNNIAVLNMTLTSAACPLQDVIEDQTRQALAPFTDDVKINWVWMPPWGPDKISDDGREQLRALGFTV
- the sufU gene encoding Fe-S cluster assembly sulfur transfer protein SufU; this encodes MQLDNLYQEVILDHYKNPQNKKLNTTFDAQVHHINPSCGDEITLNVTLEGNMVKSVSWDGVGCSISQASVSILTDLLIGKNLDQAQVIADSFMHLMQSKGTEKGDESLLEDAVALAGVSQYPARIKCALLGWMAFKDASVQALAKQA
- the pheS gene encoding phenylalanine--tRNA ligase subunit alpha: MNPADIASWISDAQKAFSAASDLDSLKAARLAHTGDKAPISLASRGLGSLSPEEKASAGKMIGDAKAEITKALAAATEKLEIARDAKVLLEEVVDITLPVQRTHRGGLHPISIIKNEISDFFIEQGYAVEEGPELESGWLNFDALNIPADHPARTMQDTFFIEPVESGVVLRTHTSPVQIRTMLTQEPPIYVICPGRTFRADELDATHSPVFHQVEGLVVDKGITMAHLKGTLDNFARHMFGPDVTTRLRPSFFPFTEPSAEVDVFFNNRWIEWGGCGMVNPKVLATCGIDTDVYTGFAFGMGLERTLMVRHGITDMHDIVEGDLRFTRQFGVGL
- a CDS encoding DUF3099 domain-containing protein is translated as MAKEDDVYDITSAPKGLSTDQSARQRRYFISMMIRTACFILTVLLPSPYRWFALLGAVTLPYIAVVVANAGRETVLPGEAILKKRPRGIE